The Gemmatimonadaceae bacterium DNA window AGTCGACGTTAGGCTTCTCCATCCGTTCGAGAAACTGGCGCGCGTACGCGGACAGCGACTCGACGTAGCGGCGCTGTCCCTCGGCGTAGATGGTGTCGAATGCCAGCGATGATTTCCCGGAGCCGGATGGTCCCGTGACGACCGTGATCGCGCGACGAGGAATCTCGAGATCGAAGCCCTTGAGGTTGTGTTGGCGCGCGCCGCGAATCGTGATGTGCGACTTCATCCGTGCCACCAGCGATTGGACGCCTTCATCGCGCACGCCGGGCGAATGATCGATAGACATTGAGGACCGTGACGGCGCCGACGATGGCGAGGATCACGCTCCACAGCGAGAGGCCGGCGTCGAGGCGACCGGCGAGCACGTTTCCGAGCCAGCCACCGATGAGTGCGCCTGCGACGGTGAACGACACGGTCGAGAGGGCGCTGCCGCGGTCCTCGCCCGGGACAAGCGAGATGGCGACTGCGCCTGACACGATCCCGATGACGAGCCAGATCAAGACGCCCATGTCGGCTCCGTCGGCATGTCGCGGTGTGTGAAACTCAGGCTGTTGCGTT harbors:
- a CDS encoding GlsB/YeaQ/YmgE family stress response membrane protein is translated as MGVLIWLVIGIVSGAVAISLVPGEDRGSALSTVSFTVAGALIGGWLGNVLAGRLDAGLSLWSVILAIVGAVTVLNVYRSFARRAR